Proteins encoded within one genomic window of Prochlorococcus marinus str. MIT 9515:
- a CDS encoding PhnE/PtxC family ABC transporter permease produces the protein MNKLKLNPTSISFLPVIVCIPLAYELLNNFHIGGIELFKEFIISSINPKINNEIIIILIERLNETIFIAFFSWLVSIIFGVVFGILSSDILYEIFILPKFLKKFLKFLLTISRSIHEIIWGIILMQIYGINFSVGIIAICIPFIAINAKVISEQLENINIATIESIKQINGIKFSSLITLVWSPIIETLKNFGLYRLECSIRSTAVLGLFGIGGIGTSIFLSFQTLNFRELWTYLWGLAFLIIISNELLKRINILNFSKNVLIFYLIAIFSISLFSLSFFVYFIFNKNTITFNSINNIFNSNSILFSYDYLKLLFDTIVLSLFSTGIAISFPPIYLLIFNNKTGIIILKSTSFLFRLIPAPIIILILLMFNNPTISLAATTLGFHNAAVTSKLLLENLHNQDKKEYIAMKSIGVSKRSSWLYGIFVKQARSYLAYCAYRSDIIIRETAILGIIGSVGLGWQLQESLSSFAWEEVLIILFSYSSIAILGELINGKIKSNLA, from the coding sequence TTGAATAAATTAAAACTAAATCCTACTTCAATATCATTTCTACCTGTAATAGTTTGCATACCTTTAGCCTATGAACTTTTAAATAATTTTCATATTGGAGGAATAGAATTATTTAAAGAATTTATTATTTCTTCTATAAATCCAAAAATTAATAATGAAATTATAATCATATTGATAGAAAGATTAAATGAAACAATATTTATTGCATTTTTTAGTTGGCTTGTAAGCATTATATTTGGAGTTGTTTTTGGAATATTATCCTCAGATATTTTATATGAAATCTTTATCCTACCTAAATTTTTAAAAAAATTTTTAAAGTTTCTTTTAACTATTTCTAGATCTATACATGAAATAATTTGGGGAATTATTTTAATGCAAATATATGGTATTAATTTTTCAGTTGGAATAATAGCTATTTGCATACCTTTTATCGCAATAAATGCAAAAGTTATTAGTGAGCAACTTGAAAATATTAATATTGCAACTATTGAATCTATTAAACAAATTAATGGTATTAAGTTTTCCTCTTTAATAACTTTAGTATGGTCTCCAATTATAGAAACCTTAAAAAATTTTGGTTTATATCGTTTAGAATGTTCCATAAGAAGTACAGCCGTTTTGGGATTGTTTGGAATTGGAGGAATAGGTACAAGTATATTTTTATCTTTTCAAACTTTAAATTTTAGAGAGCTATGGACTTATCTTTGGGGTTTAGCTTTTTTGATAATTATTTCTAACGAACTATTAAAAAGAATAAACATCCTTAATTTTTCTAAGAATGTCTTGATATTTTATTTAATAGCAATATTTTCTATTAGTTTATTTTCTTTATCTTTCTTTGTTTATTTTATATTTAATAAAAATACAATAACTTTCAACTCGATCAATAATATATTCAACTCAAATTCTATTTTATTTTCATATGATTATTTAAAGCTATTATTTGACACAATAGTTTTAAGTCTTTTTTCTACAGGAATAGCTATAAGTTTTCCTCCTATCTATTTATTAATTTTTAATAATAAAACAGGAATTATAATTTTAAAATCAACATCATTTCTATTTCGTTTAATACCTGCACCAATAATAATTTTAATACTTTTAATGTTCAATAATCCTACAATATCTTTAGCAGCAACAACTTTAGGATTTCATAATGCTGCTGTAACAAGCAAATTGCTTTTAGAAAATTTACATAACCAAGACAAAAAAGAATATATTGCAATGAAATCAATAGGAGTTTCAAAAAGGTCTAGTTGGCTTTACGGAATATTTGTTAAGCAAGCAAGGAGTTACTTAGCTTATTGTGCCTACAGGTCTGACATTATAATAAGAGAAACGGCTATTTTAGGAATAATTGGTAGTGTCGGCTTAGGTTGGCAACTTCAAGAATCATTGAGTTCATTTGCATGGGAAGAAGTCCTAATAATTTTGTTTTCTTATAGCTCTATTGCAATACTTGGAGAATTAATAAATGGTAAAATCAAAAGTAATCTAGCTTGA
- a CDS encoding ATP-binding cassette domain-containing protein, whose translation MINTLLELKDVNYKYKNDLILNKINLQIKYGEKIALLGKSGAGKTTLISVLNGTINPTKGKAKFFNKEFEKLNYDQKRKITTIWQDLRLIEDLSVEQNVNCGLLGKENVLFALKNLLNISSFSKAHKYMRICALKESIYSKNVRKISGGQKQRVAIARSLIQESDILLADEPFNNLDPKLIQNIKYLLLNSKNKLKVPNTTLISLHRLDLLDGFSRIIGMKNGEILFDLEKNKLKNFHLKKIY comes from the coding sequence ATGATTAATACTCTTCTAGAATTAAAAGACGTAAATTATAAATATAAAAATGACCTCATCCTAAATAAGATAAATTTGCAAATTAAATATGGTGAGAAAATTGCCCTATTGGGTAAAAGTGGTGCAGGTAAAACTACTCTTATATCTGTTCTTAATGGAACAATAAATCCAACTAAAGGTAAAGCTAAATTCTTCAATAAAGAATTTGAAAAATTAAACTATGATCAAAAGCGTAAGATAACAACTATCTGGCAAGACTTAAGATTAATAGAAGATCTATCTGTAGAACAAAATGTTAATTGCGGACTTCTTGGAAAAGAAAACGTTCTATTTGCTTTGAAAAATCTATTAAATATTAGTTCTTTTAGTAAAGCACATAAATATATGCGAATTTGTGCTCTTAAGGAATCTATTTATTCGAAAAATGTTAGAAAAATTTCTGGAGGACAAAAGCAAAGAGTAGCAATTGCAAGATCATTAATTCAAGAATCAGATATCCTTCTAGCTGATGAGCCTTTTAATAATTTAGATCCAAAACTAATTCAAAATATCAAGTATTTACTATTAAATTCTAAAAACAAATTAAAAGTGCCCAATACAACTTTAATTTCTTTGCATAGATTAGATTTACTAGATGGTTTTAGTAGAATTATTGGAATGAAAAACGGTGAAATTTTGTTTGATTTAGAGAAAAATAAATTAAAAAACTTTCATTTAAAAAAGATTTATTAG
- a CDS encoding putative selenate ABC transporter substrate-binding protein, which yields MSLQFLKKTLLASTLLFTIFSSPLNAYKKVLRVGAIPDQNQEILDKRFNLLSKKLSKSLDLEVRYKPVINYVAAVTAFRTNDLDLVWFGGLSGVQARLQSSGAIVIAQRDIDKKFKSVFIVNKKLKLNPISNKKGLKKLKNLRFTFGSENSTSGRLMPEYFMNKVGIKVKDFKGKKAGFSGSHDATIALVNSGAYDAGALNKQVWENNVKNNPKRTENVSFFWVTPEYEDYHWLAQGNLDNKFGKGFTDKLRSEILNLDINNQEDKKILEMFNAKKFIPAKSDDYKKIELIGRKLKKIR from the coding sequence ATGTCATTACAATTCTTAAAAAAAACACTTTTAGCTTCTACATTACTTTTTACTATTTTTTCTTCACCCTTAAATGCTTATAAAAAAGTTTTAAGAGTTGGTGCAATACCCGATCAAAATCAAGAGATTTTAGATAAAAGATTTAATTTACTTTCAAAAAAGTTATCCAAGAGTCTTGATTTGGAGGTACGTTATAAGCCTGTGATTAATTATGTTGCTGCGGTTACTGCCTTTAGAACAAATGATTTAGATCTTGTATGGTTTGGAGGATTATCAGGAGTTCAAGCAAGGTTGCAAAGCTCTGGTGCAATTGTAATTGCTCAAAGAGATATAGATAAAAAATTCAAAAGCGTTTTTATAGTCAATAAGAAATTAAAACTCAATCCAATTTCAAATAAAAAAGGACTTAAAAAGCTCAAGAATCTAAGATTTACTTTTGGTTCTGAAAATTCAACCTCAGGAAGGTTAATGCCAGAATATTTCATGAATAAAGTTGGAATAAAAGTTAAAGACTTTAAAGGTAAAAAAGCAGGCTTTAGTGGTAGTCATGATGCAACAATCGCCTTAGTTAATAGTGGAGCCTATGATGCAGGTGCTTTAAATAAACAAGTATGGGAAAATAACGTTAAGAATAATCCAAAGAGAACTGAGAATGTTAGCTTTTTTTGGGTTACTCCTGAGTATGAAGACTATCATTGGTTAGCTCAAGGAAATCTTGATAATAAATTTGGAAAAGGTTTTACAGATAAACTTAGATCTGAAATCCTAAATTTAGATATTAATAATCAAGAAGATAAAAAGATATTAGAAATGTTCAACGCTAAGAAATTTATACCCGCAAAATCTGATGATTATAAAAAAATTGAATTAATTGGGAGGAAATTAAAAAAAATTAGATGA
- a CDS encoding pyridoxal phosphate-dependent aminotransferase, producing MSEVNLSKRALSLEPSLTLQISAKAKKLSEEGKDICNLSAGEPDFDAPKEILNATSQAIFDGHTKYGPAAGDKELRKAIAKKLQIQNNLNVEFENVMVTNGAKQAIYNLFQVLLNDGDEVIIPAPYWLSYPQMVRLAGGKPIFLNSAPEDGFKINIQDLRSKISSKTKFIIINSPNNPTGRIMAKEELLQIAEVVREHKNINVLSDEIYELILKKEFRHLSLASLATDLKERIFIINGFAKGWAMTGWRVGYLVGKKEVIKASSALQSQSTSNVCSFVQRGALEALKINQEFFLKINSHYDLRREILYEGLRNIEGLVVHQPNGAFYAFPRLPNKSISSVDFCKKILNDYGLVIVPGKPFGDNQSFRISCATSKEKIIDGLSRLKKAVHNYYF from the coding sequence ATGAGTGAAGTAAATTTATCAAAAAGAGCTCTCTCACTTGAACCTTCACTTACTCTCCAGATAAGTGCTAAAGCTAAAAAACTTTCAGAAGAGGGGAAAGATATCTGTAATTTAAGTGCTGGAGAACCAGATTTTGATGCTCCAAAAGAAATCTTAAATGCCACAAGTCAGGCTATATTCGATGGACATACAAAATATGGTCCTGCCGCAGGGGATAAAGAACTTAGAAAAGCTATTGCAAAAAAATTGCAGATTCAAAACAATTTAAATGTTGAATTTGAAAATGTAATGGTAACAAATGGAGCAAAGCAGGCAATTTATAATCTTTTCCAGGTTTTATTGAATGATGGTGACGAAGTGATAATACCTGCTCCATATTGGCTAAGCTATCCACAAATGGTTAGATTGGCGGGTGGAAAACCTATCTTCCTAAATTCAGCCCCTGAAGATGGATTCAAAATTAATATACAAGATTTAAGATCTAAAATTTCCTCAAAAACTAAATTTATTATAATTAATTCTCCCAATAACCCAACTGGCAGAATAATGGCAAAAGAAGAGTTATTACAAATTGCGGAAGTAGTAAGAGAGCATAAAAATATTAATGTTCTTTCAGATGAGATTTACGAATTAATTCTTAAAAAAGAATTTCGTCATTTAAGTTTAGCTTCATTAGCTACTGATTTAAAAGAAAGAATTTTTATTATTAATGGTTTTGCAAAAGGGTGGGCGATGACTGGCTGGAGAGTAGGTTATTTAGTAGGAAAAAAAGAGGTTATTAAAGCTTCATCCGCTTTACAAAGTCAAAGCACAAGTAATGTTTGTTCTTTCGTTCAAAGAGGAGCTTTAGAAGCTTTAAAGATAAATCAAGAATTTTTCTTAAAAATCAATAGTCATTATGATCTCAGAAGAGAAATACTTTATGAAGGCCTTAGAAATATTGAAGGTTTAGTTGTTCATCAACCTAATGGAGCTTTTTACGCATTTCCTAGATTACCTAATAAATCTATAAGTTCTGTTGATTTTTGCAAAAAAATCTTAAATGATTATGGATTAGTAATAGTACCCGGGAAACCATTTGGAGATAATCAAAGCTTTAGAATATCTTGTGCAACATCAAAAGAAAAAATTATTGACGGATTATCAAGGTTAAAAAAAGCGGTTCATAATTATTATTTTTAG
- a CDS encoding uracil-DNA glycosylase produces the protein MKRLVISRGNVFANLLIIGEAPGAQEDLEGKPYVGKSGKLLNELLIEAGIDFQNDAYFCNVIKCRPPNNRKPTNTEINIHKPWLLQQIKIVDPKFIILTGSTAMRTILEIKEPISKLRGKWIKNDGREIISIFHPSYLLRFSSKEVGKPYDLTLKDLKNVSRKLYAL, from the coding sequence TTGAAAAGGTTAGTAATTAGCAGAGGAAATGTTTTCGCAAATTTATTAATAATCGGTGAAGCGCCTGGGGCTCAAGAAGATTTAGAAGGAAAACCTTATGTTGGAAAGTCAGGAAAATTATTGAATGAACTATTAATAGAAGCAGGAATTGACTTTCAAAATGACGCATATTTCTGTAACGTCATTAAATGTCGTCCTCCAAATAATAGAAAGCCAACGAACACAGAAATAAATATTCATAAACCTTGGTTATTGCAACAAATTAAAATAGTTGATCCAAAATTTATTATTTTAACTGGTTCTACTGCTATGAGGACTATTCTGGAAATAAAAGAACCAATTTCTAAGTTAAGAGGAAAATGGATAAAAAATGATGGTCGAGAAATTATCTCTATTTTTCACCCATCCTATTTGTTGAGATTCTCTTCAAAAGAAGTTGGGAAACCATATGATCTAACTTTAAAAGACCTTAAGAATGTTAGTAGGAAACTATATGCTTTATAA
- the ispG gene encoding (E)-4-hydroxy-3-methylbut-2-enyl-diphosphate synthase has translation MSLTQSKEVNSLSRRYSTHIERRITRTVMVGDIAIGSDYPVRVQSMINEDTMDVDNAYLAIKRLHDVGCEIVRLTVPSLAHAKAVGDIKEKLIKSNINTPLVADVHHNGMKIAMEVAKHVDKVRINPGLFVFEKSDPTRTKYTDAEFETIKNTILKRFTPLVEVLKSKNKALRIGVNHGSLSERMLFTYGDTPLGMTESAMEFVKICDELDFHNIIISMKASRAPVMLAAYRMISDRLDAEGYNYPLHLGVTEAGDGDYGRIKSTAGIGTLLAEGLGDTIRVSLTEAPEKEIPVCYSILQSLGLRKTMVEYISCPSCGRTLFNLEEVVDKVRNATSHLTGLDIAIMGCIVNGPGEMADADYGYVGKGKGTIALYRRKEEIKRVPEDEGVDALIRLIKEDGKWIDP, from the coding sequence ATGTCATTAACTCAATCAAAAGAGGTGAATAGTCTCTCAAGAAGATATTCAACTCATATTGAGAGAAGGATTACTAGAACTGTAATGGTTGGAGATATTGCAATTGGTAGTGACTATCCAGTAAGAGTTCAGTCAATGATAAATGAAGATACTATGGATGTGGATAATGCTTACTTAGCCATTAAAAGACTTCACGATGTGGGCTGTGAAATCGTAAGACTTACTGTCCCTTCTCTAGCTCATGCAAAAGCTGTTGGAGATATTAAAGAAAAATTAATTAAAAGTAATATAAATACACCACTAGTCGCAGATGTTCATCACAATGGAATGAAAATTGCAATGGAGGTTGCAAAACATGTTGATAAAGTAAGGATTAATCCAGGATTGTTTGTTTTTGAGAAATCAGATCCTACAAGAACTAAATATACTGATGCAGAATTTGAGACTATTAAAAATACAATCCTAAAAAGATTTACTCCACTTGTAGAAGTTTTGAAGTCGAAAAATAAAGCTCTAAGGATCGGAGTTAATCATGGTTCTTTATCCGAGAGAATGCTTTTTACTTATGGGGATACACCTTTAGGAATGACAGAATCTGCAATGGAATTTGTAAAAATTTGCGATGAACTTGATTTTCATAATATTATTATTTCTATGAAGGCTTCAAGAGCACCAGTAATGTTGGCAGCATATAGGATGATTTCAGATAGATTGGATGCAGAAGGATATAACTACCCTTTGCATTTAGGCGTCACTGAAGCTGGAGATGGAGATTATGGAAGAATTAAGAGTACTGCAGGTATAGGAACACTCCTTGCAGAGGGTCTTGGAGATACTATAAGAGTCTCATTAACTGAAGCTCCTGAAAAGGAAATTCCAGTATGCTATTCAATTTTGCAATCCTTAGGATTAAGAAAAACAATGGTTGAATATATAAGTTGTCCTAGTTGCGGAAGAACTCTTTTTAATCTCGAGGAAGTTGTAGATAAAGTTAGGAATGCTACCTCTCATTTAACTGGTTTAGATATTGCAATAATGGGTTGTATTGTGAACGGACCTGGAGAAATGGCAGATGCTGATTATGGCTACGTAGGGAAAGGAAAAGGGACAATTGCTCTTTACAGAAGGAAAGAAGAGATAAAAAGAGTACCTGAGGATGAGGGGGTTGATGCTTTAATTAGACTTATTAAAGAAGATGGGAAATGGATTGATCCTTAA
- a CDS encoding S41 family peptidase — translation MNTTSKPLKIKKLFKKQIVFLLATTFSGILVSDYAKATILINNYKEVIDHVWQIVYRDFLDSSGKFERSNWINIRKNFLDKKYSDSNEAYDAIRSMLLKLDDPYTRFLDPKEFNQMRIDTSGELTGVGIQIVKDKESDDLIIISPIEGTPAYEAGIKARDKILSIDNISTKGMNIEDAVKLIRGQRGTKVKLEIFRNGDSFYKSLFRKRIEIKSVTSKINDTKDGFLIGYVRIKQFNANASKEMKETIKDLEMKKVSGYVLDLRSNPGGLLESSIEISRQFIDKGIIVSTLSKGGLREIKKGNGNALTQKPLMVLVNEGSASASEIVSGAIRDNNRGKLVGMKTFGKGLVQSMRTLVDGSGLTVTVAKYLTPNGTDINKFGIVPDIEVKMNSNPILLKEVGTRRDRQYRVAEKELIKLIKKSDLVRNFEPNSSNLSEVFGEKYHNLVYKFY, via the coding sequence TTGAATACTACTTCCAAGCCTTTAAAGATAAAAAAATTATTTAAAAAGCAGATTGTGTTTTTATTAGCGACTACTTTTTCTGGAATATTAGTAAGTGATTATGCAAAGGCCACTATTTTAATAAATAACTACAAAGAGGTCATTGATCACGTTTGGCAAATTGTCTATAGAGATTTTCTTGATTCGAGTGGAAAATTCGAGAGATCAAATTGGATAAATATAAGAAAGAATTTTTTAGATAAAAAATATTCAGATAGTAACGAGGCTTACGATGCTATTAGAAGTATGCTTTTAAAATTAGATGATCCTTATACTCGATTTTTAGATCCTAAAGAATTTAATCAAATGAGAATAGACACTTCAGGAGAATTGACTGGAGTTGGAATACAAATTGTTAAGGATAAAGAGTCTGATGATTTAATAATTATTTCTCCCATAGAGGGTACTCCTGCTTATGAGGCTGGAATTAAAGCTAGAGATAAAATCTTATCGATTGACAATATCTCGACTAAAGGAATGAATATTGAGGATGCTGTTAAATTAATACGAGGTCAAAGAGGTACAAAAGTTAAACTTGAAATTTTTAGAAATGGTGATTCTTTTTACAAGTCTTTATTTCGAAAAAGAATAGAAATAAAGTCTGTTACAAGCAAAATAAATGATACTAAAGATGGATTTTTAATAGGTTACGTGAGAATTAAGCAATTTAATGCTAATGCTTCAAAAGAGATGAAGGAAACAATAAAAGATTTAGAAATGAAAAAAGTTTCAGGATATGTTCTTGACTTGAGAAGTAATCCTGGCGGATTATTAGAATCAAGCATTGAGATTTCTCGTCAGTTTATAGATAAAGGCATAATCGTTAGTACCTTATCTAAAGGTGGTTTAAGAGAAATTAAAAAAGGCAATGGTAATGCTTTAACACAAAAACCCTTAATGGTTCTTGTCAACGAAGGTTCGGCGAGCGCAAGCGAAATAGTTTCAGGAGCAATTAGAGATAATAATAGAGGCAAATTAGTTGGTATGAAAACTTTTGGTAAAGGTCTTGTTCAGTCTATGAGAACTTTGGTGGACGGTTCAGGTTTAACAGTTACAGTCGCCAAGTATTTAACTCCCAATGGAACAGATATCAATAAGTTTGGTATTGTTCCAGATATAGAAGTCAAAATGAATTCTAATCCAATTCTTCTGAAGGAAGTTGGCACTAGAAGAGATAGACAGTACAGAGTTGCTGAGAAGGAACTCATAAAATTGATTAAAAAATCTGATTTAGTAAGAAATTTTGAACCAAATTCTTCAAATTTATCAGAAGTTTTTGGAGAGAAATACCATAATCTGGTTTATAAATTTTATTAG
- the nadA gene encoding quinolinate synthase NadA: protein MTSITSTAKQKSIKNEKDLISEIKERCLETNAIILAHYYQAPEIQDIADFIGDSLDLSRKAANNNADIIIFCGVHFMAETAKILSPNKTVLLPDIDAGCSLADDCPAEEFQKFRDENPDHYVVSYINCTAEVKAQSDLICTSSNAVSLVEKIPKDKKIIFAPDQNLGRWVQKNSGRNLKLWPGSCIVHETFSEEALLKLRYKYPEAKVIAHPECSQNLLVLSDFIGSTSKLLEFIRDDHSNTYMVLTEPGIIHQMKKKEPNKKFIEVPDIDGCKCNECPYMKLNTLDKILDCLKNNSPSIELEPEIIKKAYKPIKRMLDMSS from the coding sequence CTGACCAGTATAACTTCTACTGCAAAACAGAAATCTATTAAAAACGAAAAAGATTTGATTTCTGAAATCAAGGAGCGTTGCTTAGAAACCAATGCGATAATTCTTGCTCATTATTATCAAGCGCCAGAGATACAAGATATTGCTGATTTTATTGGGGATTCTTTAGATCTATCTAGGAAAGCAGCAAATAATAATGCAGATATAATAATTTTTTGTGGTGTCCACTTTATGGCAGAAACAGCGAAAATACTTAGCCCAAATAAAACAGTATTATTACCTGATATTGATGCAGGTTGTTCTTTGGCAGATGATTGTCCTGCAGAAGAATTCCAAAAGTTTAGAGATGAGAATCCAGATCATTATGTTGTGAGTTACATAAACTGTACTGCAGAAGTAAAAGCTCAAAGTGATTTGATATGTACTAGTAGCAATGCTGTTTCATTAGTAGAAAAGATACCTAAAGATAAAAAGATCATATTTGCACCAGATCAGAATCTAGGTAGATGGGTTCAAAAAAATTCTGGTAGAAACCTTAAACTTTGGCCAGGTAGCTGTATAGTTCATGAAACATTTAGCGAAGAAGCTTTATTAAAATTAAGATATAAATATCCAGAAGCGAAGGTAATAGCTCATCCTGAATGTAGTCAAAATTTGTTAGTACTTTCAGATTTTATTGGTTCGACAAGTAAGTTACTTGAATTTATTAGAGATGATCATTCTAATACTTATATGGTTTTAACTGAACCGGGGATAATTCATCAAATGAAAAAGAAAGAACCTAATAAGAAATTTATTGAAGTGCCAGATATAGATGGGTGTAAATGTAATGAATGTCCCTATATGAAATTAAATACACTAGATAAAATTTTAGATTGTTTGAAAAATAATTCTCCATCAATTGAATTGGAACCTGAAATAATTAAAAAAGCTTATAAGCCCATAAAGAGGATGCTAGATATGAGCAGCTAA
- a CDS encoding TIGR04168 family protein, with the protein MGILSLIKPDIVLFVGDISDGNIRIIKKINLINIPTFVILGNHDRGKDSSGETLLKQIRVLQEKYCAWDLKIFNNQLNILSARPCSSGGGYFLSTEVKAVYGPISEQESVNKILKCSEKIVKDLPLIFMSHAGPSGLGSDSSSICGKDWKEPACDWGDRDLAVAISKIQKKRKIDLVIFGHMHNHLKRNKGFRKMFEIDKKGTAYLNSAIVPRYKKNEKGELAVNFSWVEFRGTKLTHISHRWYSELGEILEEEILF; encoded by the coding sequence ATTGGAATTTTGTCTCTTATAAAACCGGATATTGTTTTATTTGTTGGAGATATTTCGGATGGTAATATCAGAATAATAAAGAAAATTAATCTTATAAATATCCCTACTTTTGTGATTTTAGGAAATCATGATCGAGGAAAAGATTCTTCAGGAGAGACTCTTTTAAAACAAATACGTGTTCTGCAAGAAAAATATTGTGCTTGGGATTTAAAGATTTTTAATAATCAATTAAATATCTTAAGTGCCAGACCCTGTAGTTCAGGAGGTGGTTATTTTCTTTCAACTGAGGTTAAAGCTGTTTATGGTCCAATAAGTGAACAAGAGTCAGTTAATAAAATCCTCAAATGTTCAGAAAAAATTGTTAAAGACTTACCTCTTATTTTCATGTCTCATGCAGGACCCTCTGGCTTAGGTTCAGATTCAAGCAGTATTTGTGGCAAAGATTGGAAAGAGCCCGCTTGTGATTGGGGGGATAGAGATTTGGCGGTAGCTATTTCAAAAATACAAAAAAAAAGAAAAATAGATCTTGTTATTTTTGGTCATATGCATAATCATCTAAAAAGAAATAAAGGGTTTAGAAAAATGTTTGAAATTGATAAAAAAGGTACAGCTTATTTGAATTCTGCAATAGTTCCAAGATATAAAAAAAATGAAAAGGGCGAATTAGCTGTTAACTTTTCATGGGTTGAGTTCCGAGGCACTAAACTTACTCATATTTCTCACCGATGGTATTCAGAGTTGGGAGAGATACTTGAAGAAGAAATTCTTTTTTGA
- a CDS encoding SAM-dependent methyltransferase — MNSLPANNPEWLIKKIIKKGGTISFYDYMNLVLNDPNNGYYGSGKANLGSKGDFVTAPSMSDDFAFFLSKQIYQWLIQVKSKSVSFDNLSVLEFGAGDGSLMSGLLHYLFIYNKQFFSNVSFIIIEPNKGMINKQKEKLEKYLNLGFNIMWRSLEELEDKSLNGVILANEVLDALPVERLINLKGKIYRQGVSLDKETGRLFFKEIKISKELEKSIVFAKENLNIYIPPKDAPEGWTTEWHTDNKSWLKAVYEKINNGILLVIDYAKEAKRYYSLSNNNGTLISYKNQKIIEDVFESPGNCDLTSHICIESLIYDSETLGFETMGIVKQGEALLLLGLAERLFEIQNELKDDISKALSRREALLRLVDPICLGDFKWFVFSKFKNKKIKIKSRCIS, encoded by the coding sequence ATGAACAGCTTACCCGCGAATAATCCAGAGTGGTTAATAAAAAAAATAATAAAAAAGGGAGGAACTATTAGTTTTTATGACTATATGAACTTGGTTTTGAATGATCCAAATAACGGATACTACGGAAGTGGTAAAGCTAATTTAGGATCTAAGGGGGATTTTGTTACTGCACCATCGATGTCTGATGACTTTGCTTTTTTCTTATCGAAACAAATTTACCAATGGTTGATTCAAGTGAAAAGCAAATCAGTTTCTTTTGACAATCTATCTGTTCTTGAGTTCGGAGCAGGAGACGGAAGCCTTATGAGTGGACTTCTTCATTATTTATTTATTTATAACAAACAATTTTTTAGCAATGTTTCTTTTATCATTATTGAACCTAATAAAGGAATGATAAATAAACAGAAAGAGAAATTAGAAAAATATTTAAATTTGGGTTTTAATATTATGTGGAGAAGCTTAGAAGAGTTAGAAGATAAAAGTTTAAATGGCGTTATCCTAGCTAATGAAGTACTTGACGCTTTGCCAGTAGAAAGATTAATAAATTTAAAGGGTAAAATTTATCGTCAAGGAGTGTCTTTAGATAAGGAAACGGGACGATTATTTTTTAAAGAAATTAAAATTTCAAAAGAGTTAGAAAAAAGTATAGTTTTTGCAAAAGAAAATTTAAATATTTATATTCCTCCTAAGGATGCTCCTGAAGGATGGACTACAGAATGGCATACAGATAATAAAAGTTGGTTAAAGGCTGTTTATGAAAAAATTAATAATGGAATTCTACTTGTAATTGACTACGCCAAAGAGGCTAAAAGATATTATTCATTGAGTAATAATAATGGAACATTAATTTCTTATAAAAACCAAAAAATTATTGAAGATGTTTTTGAGTCTCCAGGAAATTGTGATTTAACTTCTCATATTTGTATTGAAAGTTTAATTTATGATTCTGAAACTTTAGGCTTTGAAACTATGGGTATAGTCAAACAAGGCGAGGCACTATTGTTACTTGGTTTGGCAGAGAGACTTTTTGAAATTCAGAATGAACTAAAGGATGATATCTCGAAGGCTCTTTCAAGAAGAGAAGCGTTATTGAGATTAGTTGACCCAATATGTTTAGGAGATTTTAAATGGTTTGTTTTTAGTAAATTTAAGAACAAGAAAATAAAAATAAAATCAAGATGTATTAGCTAA